Part of the Anopheles coluzzii chromosome 3, AcolN3, whole genome shotgun sequence genome is shown below.
CATagcataccaaaaaaaacacacaaaaatgccgTACAGGGCATTAGCCTCGGTGCGGAAGGTACCGTTCcggttgctgttgccgcttgGCCTGCTGCTGTGCGTGTGCGGAGGGGCTCTGGCCGAACCGGCCGCCCAGAACACGAGCGGGCTGTCGAAGGCCGTCAGTGAACAGTTGGTCGGCGCGATCAACGATCTGGCACGGACGCTCGGGGTAATGGCCGGCcggggcggcagcagcagcaacagcagcaagacGGAGCTGTTCTCCCCCGTCAGCATCGGCagcatgatgctgctgctgttgcgtgCCGCGAACCGGGACACGCGCCACGAGCTGCTCGGTGTGCTGCGGCTGGAGCAGTACCGCAAGCCCGGCAGTGGCAACATACCGAAAAACTATGCCCGTCTGCTGAAGGAGTTTACGCGCGATATCGGCGGCAAGGGCATACTGAAGCAGCTGCCCGGGTGGCACGCGGGCGGCAACTGCTACCCACCGTCGGAGGGGCTCGAGGACGAGGAGTACGATGATGATCAGTGAGTGCTGGAGAGTGTGTAGCGGGAAGCTGTGATTATTAATTTGACTCTGTGCGTTCTCTCGCCCCGCTGTAGATACCTTGAGGAGCCGATCGAACCGAACGTGGTGCAGCTTGCCAATGGGATGTTCCTGCAGCAAGGCCtgatcaacagcagcaacttTGTGCGGCTTGCCCGCGACCTCTATCAAGCCCAGATCGAGCAGGTTAACTTTAAGGAGCGCCCGGATCTGGCCCGCAACACCATCAACCGCTGGGTGAACGAAAGTACGCGGGGCCGTATCGGGGAGATCCTGCTGGACGATCCGGACCCAGGCACGCAGATGATCGTGGCCAATGCGCTCTACTTCCGCGGAACGTGGGAAACGTTCTTCAACGAGCCACAGTTTACGCGCCCGCAGCCATTCTTCCCCGATGGGGAGGATCAACCGTCGATCCTCGTGCCGACCATGTTCGCCAGCGGTTGCTTCCCGTACTACTCGTCGCCCGAGCTGCAGGCACGCATTATGGCCTTTCCGTACCGCAACCGGACCACCTCGATGTACATCGTCCTGCCGAACGACTCGAACCGGGCCCGGTTGCGGCAGCTGCAGGCGAGCCTCTCCTCGGCCGAGCTCGATCGGCTGATCGGGCAGATGAAGATGCACAAAGCGATCGTACAGTTTCCCCGGATGCATGCGAGCAACACGTACGACCTGAAGGCGGCACTGCAGCAGCTCGGCGTGCGAAAGCTGTTCGACAGGACGTCCAACAACTTGAAGATAGTGAGCGGCAAGAGCAATGCTAATGGGGCCGAGGCGAGAGCGAAGGTGAAGCTGTACGTCAGTGAGATGGTGCACAAGATCGATCTGGAGATTAACGAGCGGGGCACGGAGGGAGGCGCTGTGACGATCACGGCAATGGAACGATCCCTGCCGCCGGTTAATTTCCGTGTCAGAGGACCGTTTCTGATTGCGATACGGCACGATCCGACGAAGATGCTACTGTTTTACGGGGCAGTATTCGATCCGTCGTAAACGGGCGAGTTTTTACTGCGATTTGATGCTCCGAAATGCTTTCTTGCCTTTGCTGGAAGAAGAAATCCCCAGTTTTTGTTGGGATCATTAGGATCAGCTCGACGTGGAGTTGTGATTGTGGGAAACAGTGTCTATAGTATGATAAGTATGACAATATAGGTAAAGTTAAGCGCTATTAATAGACtgtacaacacaaaacaacaaacaagctACATGAAGGACATATCCGGAAAATAGAATGATACTTTTTTTAACAGTGACTTTAAACGCTTGAGCTGTTAGGGCTGCTCGGTCTGTGCTCTACCAGATGATGCCTTCGCCTTAGCGAAAACTGGAATGAGAAACAGGAATTTTTGAATGGGAATTTCCATTCTCGCGCTTCCTGTTCACCTCGATTAGCACAGCCACCTGCCGCACTATCAAGGCCACCGTCAGTTGTCACCTCACTGTCCGCGAACCTAACGCCTCAAAGGGTGGACGATTCTAACGCAAGGCGGCAGTTCTTGGATAGAAAACaacgcacacaagcacacacgtgTCATCTAATCCGTGCACAGGCGTGTCACTTCCAAGTATCGTACGTCGTCGAGgattaattattcaaattgtacTGCAACCCCGGTCCGCCATCGCGTCACAATTTGAACAGGTTTCAGGTCACGTTGTCCACCATCTGACGTATCTTCTTTCCGCACAACACGCAAAAGGGTTCATATTGGTGTTGGTATTGAATGCTATGCCACTTTGCATAACTTTATCCTACGTCTTTGGACGATTAACTGATTGATCGACGGAAAGTTTTCGATCGGAACTCGCTAGAACTTTCTCTAATTCATAGGTTTGATTAAGGTTTGTATTTACATTGATGATATGAAACTAGTTGTAAGATACATACAATGATATATAATGAGTTTTTCTCCAGAGAAACCTGAATTCTGCACCAATAGATGGGAGATTTAATTTTACAATGCTTCCATCGTTCAGCTACTGCTATATAGAAATTCGGTTCAGAGTGAGAGCTTTGGTCGTTTTCAATTAGTGGTGgtagctcggaatcggacctacccgattccgataccatatttcggaaccgattccggagctgttTCCGAAATTGactccggagctaattccggaattggaataGACTTAGGGATCGCAATTGGctccggtaacggaatcaaAATTGACTCCAAAATTGAAATGAACTCCAGCATGAGAATCAGTTGTTGAATTGAAacaagaagtttcagaagggAAATCAGTCCAGGTATGTCCATAccaatggatcgtttacaagtacaggcggtccccgagatacacgttACCTCTTATatgcggattcggagatacgcggttttctaaatttgacaattctttgagcaaattgtactgatttgacacatcaattgcaaattgccaaataatttccgttttgatcgaatgttcaaaactatttcaaaaggtttaaaacagttatattctatcagaatcatatcaaataattaataaagtgactaaaaccgccccctacttgcaaaattacacgaaaatttgtgatattttagctggaaatcacgagattcgacttacgcgtaAATTCGAGATatgcggtattttgcggccgttttcagtccccattaaccgtgtatctcggggaccgcctgtaaattttgattatttgcgGATATCAATATTCATATCACGATGCCGAAACTGGCTCCGATTTCGAAACTGATTCTGATTTcgaagccaattccgattccaaaGCTAATTCTGTATtggattccaattccggaaccaattccggagccgattccagaatcgattccggaaactaaTTCCgaacctactatccggaatcgaatccagaaaacttcggggTTAgctggaatcaattccgaataaaacttaattttTTCCATCATTAAGGAGTCGTTTAATGGGATGTTTGAGGACATTTCGAAAAGGATTATTTAGGTatgattaaaaaaactaaGTGTTGGTTTTTATAAATTACCGTTTTCAGCACTCTACAATTTTGGCATGAGGAAACATTTCTCTTTGACCCACTTTTAAAGATTGTTAATCTAATCACACCTCACATCTTTTCAATATTGGTTTCTAATGAGTAAAACGAGTTGCTTAAAGTAATTAGCAGTTTTCATGAAGAAACACGTTGTTTTCCTCAAACATGTAGGAGAAATTATTTAAGAGAATaacattgcataccttcaggcgcttaGCAAATTCATCAAGaggtacagtctgttcccgagttacgcggtttctgcgttcccgacgaatccgcgtaactcgaatatccgcgtaagtcgaatttcacgtttcttgactaaaatactattgattacccggagtttttgatttaatttagtacttttatacagtctatcatttatttgatatgattcatTCAGAATTTGctaatatttctggcttttaagcAGAAAACCGCGGATCTCCGagtccgcgtaagtcgaaaaccgtgtaactcgggaacGGACTgtaatacggacgtcacacgaagcgtaaactttggcgtaaactgaatttcagccatacaactctgaaatcttttgacaggaagtttacgctctcccatacaaatcaagcgtaaactttttgagtttacgcctcgtgtgacgtccgtataatgataaagaggcgaatgaggaTAATTGGCTCAAagttttcataaaaatataaGAGACGAATGtctaaaagaaacaaaaactctataattaatcaaacaacaacaataacgtCTCTatgaaaaaacgaaaaaaagataatGATCACTTTTGGGTAAAAGTatggctcagccctctacgttacgctagcgttacgtgtaacgcctgtttatctcaaacccaagcagcattttttgaACGCCTGTTTTAACCGtcgtggatgagcaaattgaTAGATATTAATGTCTAATAATCTAAACCTTCAGCAATCATTCATAAGGTTTAGATTCATTGATAATTCATtagaataaaaaagtaattatATGCCTTGCACCTTACTACTTTTCATATCCACTAGTGTTATAGCaactttaaaaatattgcttaGCCACCTATTGGTAAAATTATGATTTTGAAATCATAATCAATGtgttaatgtttttgttaacctaaaaaaatgtaaatgcaTTTATTAACCTGTATGATTGTCCTAATAAGAGTGTTTTTCAACTAAATAGAAAAATTTCAACTAAAGacatattgaaattaataaatgaaatgaaatgaaatgaaatgcaatTATGATTTAGATGACCACAAACAtagatttgataaaaaaaatatttttcaaatatttaacttaattaaaaatattttacatattttttatgttctacCTATTGGAAATATTACTCCAATTTAAAGTTTCAAGggtttttagatttttttcttgaatATTTCTCATAAACTATATATATTActtgtgtttttaaatttaatatcctAGATATTGGTGAATCTattggtgatttttttttaattgcataGCAGTTGAAAATATTCTTTGTTAAAATAATGCACTCTAGTCGGTCGCGTGGATGACGAAACTACaataaaaatgctgcttgggaatatttcaaggcatgtaacgcttctcctgtgtaacgtagagggctgagccttacttttacccacTTTTGTCCTCATGCTCGATCCACATTGGATTGGAAAGGCTGCCTCGCTAGGTGTAAATGCACCCTTCACAACACACTCAAGTTGTGTACAGCTTGCCTATAGCAACCTTGCACCATTCGCACGAAGGTTTGACGGCAGCTGTCAACGCTTCGGTTGACAAGTGGCGCGTAAAGACCGGCGTCATCGGCCAAAATATTTCCTTGTTTATCTACGGTCGTGTGTACGTTGCTCCCTAGTTTTTCATGTAAAATcatgtcgcaaaagtcgatTTTGTAAGTAAAACATTCATCAAAACATTTAAACCAGTGTTTTAGCCTTAAACTTAATTGCTAATTGCGTTTTTGTAGGTCCTTTTTTGGAAAGAAACCAGCACCGTCGAATGGTACCAGCgcggcagcaaaacaaaccccggaaaacaataataaatctCCCGAAAGGTAAGTAATGAGCACATTGCGGCACCTTACTATAGAAATGTACTCATTGACGTGTATGTAGGTACGTCTGGTAGACTTTGGTGGTGGCCGTCCGGGGCGCGATGATGTTGCGCAATCTAGTGAAGCTGGGACCATCGTTGCTGGGGTTGCCCCACCGCAGCATCGTATACCAAAGCAGTACAGCATTGGCCAACCATATGCGAACCATCCCTACATACACCAATCATCGCACCGCATTGACACTAAACTGTGTTTCTTCCTATCATTCCATCCGGCGCACGATTTCGGTACGCAGCAGCGATTCGTTACTGGCGAGCAAACGCTCCATCGGACCGGAAGATGACGAAGCTTCCAACTCGCCGGTGAAAGCCGTTAAGAAAGCGAAACGGTCGCGGGTCgtgtcgagcagcagcagcagtgaggATGAACAGGATCGCAAAGAAACGAAGAAAAGGTATGGTTTTATCGCTTCATTTATCGATTGAGCCGCACAGAACCGTTcaattttgaattgttttgcaGTGATGTTAAGAAAGAATCGCCACCATCCCCGAAAGCCGTCAAAGCAGAACCGAAGGAAATtgtgaaaaaggaaacaaaaacgaaaacaagccCGAAAAAAGAACCCGCCAGCGGGAAGGATAAAAAAGAGGCAAAGAAAACATCACCCAAAACGACGAAAAAAACCTCCCCAAAAGCAGCCACCACCGTAAAGAAGGAGGAAAATCCATCACCGACGAAGGAGAAGAAGCCGTCGGAAGAGAAGAAACCGGACGCTCCTGCCAAGCCGACCAACGGTGCGGCacgttcctttttcttctccgtCAAAAAGCAGCCGGATGAGTCGGAGGGTGCGGCCGGTGGGGCGGCATCGTCCGGCAACGATGGGTCCAAGTACGATCCGTCGAAGAAAAACTATCACCCACTAAAGGACGCATTTTGGAAGCAGGGTGACCGGTAAGGTGTTAAAATTTACGTACCATTTATGTGTTACAGTGTAATTAATGCCTCGCGCCATCTCCTTCCAGCGTACCGTATCTGGCGCTCGCGCGCACCTTCCAAATGATCGAGGAAACGAGCGGCCGGCTGCGGATGATCGAGATCCTCTCGAACTACTTCCGCTCGGTGATACTGCTCAGCCCGCACGACCTGCTCGCCAGCGTGTACCTCTGCCTGAACCAGCTCGCACCGGCCTACGAGGGCGTGGAGCTTGGCATTGCCGAGTTTTCGCTCATGAAAGCGATCGCGCAAAGCACCGGCCGCAGTCTGGCGCAGATCAAGGCGGACGCACAAACGACCGGCGATCTGGGCCTGGTGGCGGAGCAGTCCAAAAGCAGCCAGCATCTAATGTTCCGACCGGCGCCGCTCTCGGTCGAGGTGGTGTTTGGCAAGCTGCGCGAAATCGCCTCCATGACCGGGTCCGCCTCGATGGCGAAAAAGATGGACAAAATCCAGTCGATGTTCGTGGCCTGCCGCCACTCGGAGTCACGCTACATCATCCGTTCGCTCGCCGGCAAGCTGCGGATCGGCGTCGCGGAACAATCGCTCCTGCAGGCGCTCGCCCAGGCCTGTGCCCTTACGCCGCCCCATGCCGATCCGCCCGTAGTGAACGCACTGGCGGGCGAGTCGGAAGCGCGCGTGAAGGCCCGCGTCGACGAGGTGGCGCTGGCGCTGAAAACCGTCTACTGCCAGTGCCCGAACTACAATCGCATCGTGCCGGTGCTGCTAGAGCACGGCGTGCAGCGGCTGAGCGAGCACTGCCCGATGGAGCCGGGCACGCCGCTCAAGCCGATGCTGGCCCACCCGACCAAGGGCGTGCAGGAGGTGCTGCAGCGGTTCGATGGGATCGATTTCACGTGCGAGTGGAAGTACGACGGCGAGCGCGCCCAGATCCATCTGCTGGCCGACGGCAGTGTGCAGATCTTTAGCCGCAACCAAGAGAACAACACGAGCAAGTATCCGGACGTGATTGCGCGGCTAGAGTTTACGCGCACCGAGCCGGTCGCGAGCGCCATCCTCGACTGCGAGGCGGTCGCGTGGGACACGGACAAGCGGCAGATACTACCGTTCCAGGTGCTGAGCACCCGGAAGCGGAAGGACGCGAATGAGGCCGACATCAAGGTGCAGGTGTGCGTGTTCATGTTCGATCTGCTGTACCTGAACGGGGAGCCGCTGGTCGAGCGACCGTTCGTCGAGCGGCGCGAGCTGCTGTACCGGCACTTCCGCGAGATCGAGGGCCAGTGGCAGTACGCGACCCGGCTCGATACGGGCGATCTGGACGAGCTGCAGCGCTTCCTGGACGAGGCGGTGCGCGGCAACTGCGAGGGCCTGATGGTGAAAACGCTGGCCCGCGAGGCGACGTACGAGATAGCGAAGCGGTCGCGCAACTGGCTCAAGCTCAAGAAGGACTACCTGACCGGGGTGGGCGATTCGCTCGATCTGGTCGTGATCGGGGGCTACCGGGGCCGGGGCAAGCGTACCGGCACGTACGGGGGCTTCCTGCTCGCCTGCTACGACGAGGAGAACGAGGAGTACCAGACGATCTGCAAAATCGGGACCGGCTTCTCCGACGACGATCTGCAGCGCCACACGGAGTTTTTCCGATCGCACGTGATAGCGGGCGCGAAACCGTACTACCGGCATGAGGCGAACGTCGTGCCGGACGATTGGTTCGAGCCGGTGCAGGTGTGGGAGGTGCTGTGTGCCGATCTGTCGCTCAGCCCGGTGCACCGGGCCGGCATCGGCATCATCGATCCGGAGAAGGGCATTTCGCTGCGCTTTCCGCGCTTCATACGGGTGCGCGAGGACAAGGGCGTGACGGACGCAACGAGCGCCCGGCAGGTGTCGGAGATGTATCTGAACCAGGATCAAATTAAGAACCAGACCGGAAGCAATGCACGCGATGTGGAGGAAGATTTTTACTGAAGCGGTTGTGTAACGGTTTTGgtgcacagtttgtgtgttttgtgtagtTAAAATTATAGTTCGATACGATGGTGTAAATTAATAGTATCGCACGTTGGTACGAAAATGCAGTGTAATGTGTAACATCTTTCGGCTTAGATCAACACAATCAATTGAAAGTGGCGCGCAAGGCCAGACATTAAAACATTCATTATAAAATAGgtctttttttgcatattaCATTTGTAACGGTGTGTAGTGAGGTTGAATGTAGGTGtgtaacaaattaaattatgttcttaaaataaaatgctttgcaaacatatttttgcgCCAACAAAATGTTATGAAACTTGCCAAGTTATTAGCACATTATGACCTTTTTGCTACTAAGCgggaaaaaataatatattcgAACTTACTCCTTATTAAAAAATTAAGTGATTCATGTTAAGTAGTTAAGATGTTAACAAAACATAAAgatttaaatgcattttggATGCAAATTCCGCCAACAGAGCAAATGCAACACAGGAGAAGCACGatcgtgaaatatttcaatcagGGGTTATACACACTGTAAACCATAAAATATACTATTGTGTGTCGAACTACACCTTTACAGCTAAAATATCGGTGGTTAATTgatatttttgattaaatatAGCATTTTCATTCACTTAACCATTTATTTTATACGATACGTGTCgaaaattttgatatttttgattTTACAGCGATTTCAAAAATTTTGCATAAAAGCAAATCATTTTGCATTAGACAAATCTTGGAataaattgtactgatttgacacgcAAACTGTTACATACAGAAAACCGCGTCAATCCAAATCTTCCCAACTGGAGAAGTTGATGATTATTTgagaaacgtaaaaaaaaaaataatcaaaaattaaGTGTGTGAGAGACAAAAATGAGCTAGATTCCTCCAGCTGATCTTTTTAATACACCTTGGGTTGAACCGGTCAAACGTCAAACGGTGGCAGCGATCGTACGTGAAAAGTCGCTCGACCTTCTTCGAGGTTCGCGGCAGCGATCGCACACAGCCATGCCGCCGGTGGACAGGGTTTTAGCGTGTTAGCATTTAAGTTAAATAATTGTAATACGAGACGTGTATGCCGGGAAGAGACTGCACTATATTTTAACAATCTTCTGTGCTCTTAAATTGTGTGCCTGTGCTGAGATTTCCGTATGAGAATTAGGGGTGAGAAAgtatatcttcttcttctttggctcaacaaccgttgtcggtcaaggcctgcctgtaccactagtgggctttggctttcagtgactaattgatttccccccatagcaggatagtcaatcctacgtatggcggcacggtctatttggggatcgaacccatgacgggcatgttgttaaatcgtacgagttgacgactgtactacgagaccggcccgAGAAAGTATATACCTTTCTGTTTTCTGGTGCGTTTTGCTACAAGTGTAGATGTAGCGTGAATTATTTCACCTACACTGACagccaaggtggattaaaaatttCAGGTCGTGGATAAGGGCCTttggggtcgccatagttgagggactttacgtcattttaaaaccgttaattaatggtttccgcacacaaagcatagCAAATGGAAGAGATTGCTTTGTTACAACGTGCATTTTTGTATGTATAttaattttatcgaaaaaatgagatatattaacaaaatatttgatgacttgtttatgcacgaaatgtAAAATCctgtgagtaagagttctaatgTCActtaaattgtccatgcggcttgTAGATAATGAGaaattaatgtgaaaattgaaaaaaaaatgatttcttaGTTCTTATcctcaaaaatgtcgaaaacacaatgaattataaaataaattcactgaataacacaaaataacacacttcaatctatgtttcaatgttaaatACGAACTGCCAAATCCcagaatatatttttaaagaatatttaatcgaaaaactgggctagataaattatatgaacaaattaaataaatgtacACAAAGATTGAATCCCGGAGACCTTACGTCAGGTGACGAATTGTCCAAATGCTCCAGATTGCActacctgatatttttaaatccaccttgggccagcaacaatgttgcgcgcaacaagattagaaCCGGTGCATTACGCAATCGCAGTCAGAATACAGTTGCGTTGCGCGGGCTGCAGCACTGTTTGCGCGCCAAGCTCATCTCCGGGAAGTTGTCTGCAGGATTTTTGCTTGCGAGCGCTACTAACATTAGATCGACACACTTCCAAACTACCCCTAGCACCCCCGTAAGTGCGCTTCGTTTAGCTAAAAGTTTTGCAGACAACTTCCACCAACGTTGCTACACGCGCAAGCAATGGAGGAGCGCATGGTAAGTGACAGTGCAAATGATTACAATGTTCCATGTGCGTCTATCTAAACCATATGCACCTGATGCGTTGCAGGTGCGGCAGGCAGTGGCATTGGACTGTGAGCAGGAACGATCCGTTTCACCCGAGTGCCAAGCAGAAAACAACGGGCAGCATCGAAATAAGTTTGAGTGCGAGCATTGCGTGCCCAAAAAATACTTCCAAACAGCGCGAAATGTGAGCGTTCACATCCAAACGGTGCACTTTaacaaggaaaacaaaaagcgaaagtGCCAAGAGTGCAATGGGGTGTGCAATAGCGAGAGCGACATTCCGGCACACTATCTACTGGCGCATAAGGAGCTGCCGGGACCGTACCAGTGTCTTGTTTGTCCAGCAAGCTTTTACGCGATAGCAGAGTTGACGCACCATTTCCATGCGCACACGGATCGCGAACGCGACAGCGTGTCCGTTGCGCAGGCATCGCTCTGTTACCGGATCGAAAACTGCCAGGTGAATCAGTGCAAGATCTGCCGGCAGAATTTCACCACCAAGGGTGCTATCAGGAAGCATTGGAAGATGCATACGGACCGAAGGTACGTGTGCGCGCAGTGCAGACAATCGTTTCGCGAGGAGCGACTGTATCGCAGACACGTGGCCGAGAAGCATCCGGCAACCAACTGCGAGCACCGCAACGACGATGATCTCGCAGGAAGAAAGTACAAGGAGGCTTAAATGGCACGGTGTaccggcagttaatgatttgTTCTGAGTTGGAATTTTTGGTCCATTCTCATAATTTATTCACCAAAAAGCTTTAAAGTACTAGTTTAAAATTGGcagtttatcttttttttatttactacgttaattttgcttttattgttATGTTGTATTTAAACTGCGGACTGCCAGCACTGGCATCATAAAACAACTCTAGTCGCGCAGTTAGGTGTTTGATTACTCAAAGAGGATTAAGCAGAACAGGACTGATAATTATTTATGTTGTGTAATTGCTTAACAAACTAATTTTGTGTACTTATTCTTAGTCCGAGAGTAagaaacaaacgcaaaagaGTAGCATGAAAAGTGTGCCATTGTCTGTAGAAGAAAGTAATAGAGCAAAACAAGTCGGAGGCAGAGAGTCTGTTGAAATCTCTGGTTTCGTACAACGAAACTAACCCAACAGCGTTGTTAAGCACACAACTACTTATGAAAGTTAGAAAGTTAGCATCACTCATTCCGCTTTCGTCATTCCAAAACATCAGACGGAGATATTTGTTTGTGGAATGTatccaaaaagaaaaggatacACACTGCCAATGATTAgctaaacaaattaaactaaaGTATTTTATTCACTAAACATTACGTATGCAAAAAGAGAGCAAACAGAGTGACAAAACCCCATTGGCGGTTTCTGACGGCGCCAGGACCAACCGAAAAATTGGGGTGTCAgattagaagaagaagaagaagaaaaagaagaatattcGAAAAATGATAACTGAGAGCACCCAGTACAAGtccaagaaaaaataaataaaacgaataCAGGTATTTTTTGAACAAATACATAAAGCAGCTTTTGGTTTCCGTTAGGATTTCAATCCGAAATCATTTTTACAGCACacgaaacactcacacacacacatacagcaagCATGTGCATCCTTTCCATCCCCTATCATCTTCTTCAAATTTCCAACCCAGTTCCTGCGTCGACACCATTCCCTTTCACCGGCCCCAAAAAGGACGGAGGAGAGGCAATCACAATCACGTTCCGACCGCGTGAACAGTCTTTTAAAGGACTTTGAAAGGATACCGAATGGCAGTTTGGGCGCAGGCGCAGgcgcccccccccctttaTCTATTAGTTTGATGACATACCGTACCCAACAGAAACGGTGAACGTGGCTTGCCGCCGCCAGCAAGACACACATATCACGTTCGACCGTTCGGGCGAAGAGAGTTGTTCGAGTTGTTGCGTAGACCCGGaggtttgctgttgttgtgcgtACAGCAGAagggtttttttccctcccccggGATCAGTTGTGTAGTAggctgtgctgtgttgtgtctTCACAGCCTTGTAGTACCGGGAGCCC
Proteins encoded:
- the LOC120956379 gene encoding zinc finger protein 573-like, coding for MEERMVRQAVALDCEQERSVSPECQAENNGQHRNKFECEHCVPKKYFQTARNVSVHIQTVHFNKENKKRKCQECNGVCNSESDIPAHYLLAHKELPGPYQCLVCPASFYAIAELTHHFHAHTDRERDSVSVAQASLCYRIENCQVNQCKICRQNFTTKGAIRKHWKMHTDRRYVCAQCRQSFREERLYRRHVAEKHPATNCEHRNDDDLAGRKYKEA